In the Chlorobium limicola DSM 245 genome, one interval contains:
- a CDS encoding helix-turn-helix transcriptional regulator, whose product MAITGQYREEALRLREEVKMKFNTQVALCKAIGTSDATYLSAYVSGKHRIGNILRERLEAVGIDVGYVLYGKRGHSPVPAGPDPEVMARLHECTDKLRTLQNTVIDLQKELLDVNSMLDDITKKLNA is encoded by the coding sequence ATGGCAATTACAGGACAATACAGGGAAGAAGCGCTCCGGCTTCGCGAAGAGGTCAAAATGAAGTTCAATACCCAGGTAGCCCTCTGTAAAGCCATCGGAACCAGCGATGCAACCTACCTCAGTGCATACGTCAGCGGCAAACACCGAATCGGCAACATCCTCCGCGAAAGACTCGAAGCCGTCGGCATCGACGTCGGGTATGTGCTCTATGGAAAACGCGGACACTCACCCGTCCCAGCCGGACCCGATCCCGAAGTCATGGCCAGACTTCACGAATGCACCGACAAACTCCGTACCCTCCAGAACACCGTCATCGACCTCCAGAAAGAGCTGCTCGACGTCAACAGCATGCTCGACGACATCACCAAAAAGCTCAACGCCTGA
- a CDS encoding tyrosine-type recombinase/integrase, giving the protein MLSDIDFFHARNIIKLRVLFAGVITFSGCPRFSAARDVFDVLRQVEAREVYETAHRMRSIIGQVLTIAIDIHVSSVTSNPAAGLARVLKKPEKMLMAAIIYPKELGRLLRDIGSFVVKSAFEVAPIFFVRPMELCPDIDFDGLVLNIPAAAMKMKRSEKSQMGTQPHAVSLPRQVDEVLRKQKQVTGRGAYVFAIRSGSRPISANTVNVGLRTLAWDADTVTGHGR; this is encoded by the coding sequence GTGTTGTCTGATATCGATTTTTTCCATGCTCGTAATATAATAAAATTACGAGTTTTATTTGCCGGAGTAATAACGTTTTCAGGTTGTCCCCGATTTAGCGCTGCACGTGATGTTTTTGATGTGCTACGACAGGTGGAAGCTCGTGAGGTGTATGAAACGGCGCACAGAATGCGGTCTATCATTGGCCAAGTGTTAACTATTGCTATCGATATCCATGTGTCCAGTGTGACCAGCAATCCTGCGGCGGGCCTTGCACGGGTCTTGAAGAAGCCGGAGAAAATGCTCATGGCAGCGATCATCTATCCGAAGGAGCTTGGCCGGTTGCTGCGGGATATAGGATCATTTGTGGTTAAGAGTGCTTTTGAGGTTGCTCCAATTTTTTTTGTTCGTCCAATGGAGCTTTGCCCTGATATTGATTTTGATGGATTGGTGCTGAACATTCCAGCGGCGGCCATGAAAATGAAACGGAGTGAAAAATCACAGATGGGAACGCAACCTCATGCAGTTTCTCTACCACGTCAGGTGGACGAGGTGTTGCGGAAACAGAAACAGGTGACTGGCAGAGGAGCGTATGTTTTCGCAATTCGCTCAGGATCGAGGCCAATAAGCGCGAATACCGTGAATGTGGGCCTCCGAACATTGGCGTGGGATGCTGATACGGTGACCGGTCACGGACGATGA
- a CDS encoding DUF1615 family protein, with protein sequence MIRETRIALFTLCALFFTFVLSGCSRNENSGLAEEQIEKLILVADPGLDSPDIWAKAIKESLQEIGVPVSKENACAVIAVIAQESGFKTVPKTPGMKKILHNRLKNAESNPIVRFIIESRLDQQAANGKTFRENIDSIESERDVELWYNEFIAADVTKPMLQVLNKDVDDLITTIGSMQISVKFAEHYSKKPENTGHNDIRKILYTCKGGVFYGAAYLLDYKNDYDDWKYVFADYNAGHYACRNVGFQNMLANLTRKKIVPDGDLLSYKDGRAALGSTYGILIDYLKEMGMAFKEEEVRKDFRKEKSYDFENTLSYKTISALHKSKFGNTIYAALPDIPLKSDKFSGKNLSTKWFAQRVKSRFNQCMRTKL encoded by the coding sequence ATGATCAGAGAAACACGCATCGCACTTTTCACTCTTTGCGCGCTCTTTTTCACTTTTGTTCTGAGCGGTTGCTCTCGAAACGAGAATTCCGGCCTTGCGGAAGAGCAGATAGAAAAACTGATTCTCGTGGCCGATCCAGGCCTTGATTCTCCCGACATTTGGGCAAAAGCTATAAAAGAGAGCCTTCAGGAGATCGGCGTACCTGTCAGCAAGGAAAATGCTTGCGCGGTCATTGCCGTCATTGCGCAGGAAAGCGGCTTCAAAACCGTTCCGAAAACTCCGGGGATGAAGAAGATCCTGCACAACAGGCTGAAAAATGCCGAAAGCAACCCGATTGTCCGGTTTATCATCGAGTCAAGACTCGATCAGCAGGCCGCAAACGGGAAAACGTTCCGCGAGAACATCGATTCGATTGAAAGCGAACGCGATGTAGAGTTGTGGTATAACGAGTTTATCGCTGCAGATGTGACCAAACCGATGCTTCAGGTGCTCAACAAGGATGTTGACGATCTTATCACCACAATCGGATCGATGCAGATATCGGTCAAATTTGCCGAACATTACTCAAAAAAACCGGAAAACACCGGGCATAACGATATCCGTAAAATCCTCTACACCTGCAAAGGCGGGGTATTCTACGGTGCGGCGTATCTGCTCGACTACAAAAACGATTACGACGACTGGAAGTATGTGTTCGCCGATTACAACGCGGGTCATTATGCCTGCCGGAACGTCGGATTCCAGAACATGCTGGCAAATCTGACCAGAAAAAAAATCGTTCCGGACGGCGACCTGCTCAGCTATAAAGATGGCCGTGCCGCCCTGGGCTCCACCTATGGCATCCTCATCGACTATCTGAAAGAGATGGGAATGGCTTTTAAAGAAGAGGAGGTCCGAAAGGATTTCAGGAAAGAAAAGAGTTATGATTTCGAGAATACCCTCTCATACAAGACGATCTCGGCTTTGCACAAATCGAAATTCGGCAATACCATCTATGCGGCCCTGCCCGATATCCCCCTGAAAAGCGACAAATTTTCAGGCAAAAACCTTTCCACGAAGTGGTTCGCCCAGCGCGTGAAGTCGCGGTTCAACCAGTGCATGCGCACGAAGTTGTAA
- a CDS encoding IS630 family transposase: MEKIDIRQHSDRERALLRKQVIRLRKQGKSNKEVAELLGLSVQTSSRWWQWYQRDGNAMLAVPKRGRKHGEKRHLSVEQEKQIQKMIVDHYPDQLKLPFALWDRQAVRQLIKLQFGFEMPIRTVGEYLSRWGYTPQKPIRKAYEQRPAEVARWMEESYPAIQTQAKAENAEIYWGDETGLSTQGNLVRGYAPAGKTPELRLNARKEHVSMISAISNRGKLRFMLYDDAMNGKRLIEFMKRLVKDAGRKVMLILDNLRVHHCKPVKEWLSKNIDKIEVFYLPAYSPELNPDEYLNNDLKSAVHGNKGGVSRNKETIRKKTVSHLRHLQKSPGKVAKLFNHPKVLYAKAS, encoded by the coding sequence ATGGAAAAAATCGATATCAGACAACACTCTGACCGAGAACGCGCATTATTGCGCAAACAGGTCATTCGGCTTCGAAAGCAAGGTAAAAGCAATAAAGAGGTGGCAGAACTTTTAGGGCTATCTGTTCAAACATCGAGTAGATGGTGGCAATGGTACCAAAGAGATGGAAATGCCATGCTTGCCGTGCCGAAACGAGGACGAAAACATGGAGAAAAACGGCACCTGTCGGTTGAGCAGGAAAAGCAGATCCAGAAGATGATTGTTGATCATTATCCGGACCAGTTGAAACTGCCCTTTGCGCTCTGGGACCGCCAGGCAGTCCGGCAATTGATCAAGTTGCAGTTCGGCTTCGAAATGCCCATCCGCACCGTCGGGGAGTATCTCTCGCGATGGGGTTATACTCCTCAGAAGCCGATACGGAAAGCCTATGAGCAACGCCCTGCCGAAGTGGCTCGCTGGATGGAGGAGTCTTATCCGGCCATCCAGACGCAGGCAAAAGCTGAAAATGCCGAGATTTACTGGGGAGACGAGACCGGCCTCTCAACCCAGGGCAACTTGGTACGGGGCTATGCTCCTGCTGGCAAAACTCCTGAACTGAGGCTGAATGCTCGCAAGGAACATGTCAGCATGATTTCGGCAATCAGTAATCGGGGGAAGCTGCGTTTCATGCTCTATGATGATGCCATGAACGGCAAACGTCTGATAGAATTCATGAAACGTCTGGTCAAGGATGCCGGTCGTAAAGTGATGTTGATTCTCGATAATTTGAGGGTTCATCATTGCAAACCGGTCAAAGAATGGCTCAGCAAAAACATTGATAAAATTGAGGTATTTTATTTGCCAGCCTATTCACCGGAATTGAATCCCGATGAATACCTGAACAACGATCTAAAGAGTGCTGTGCATGGAAACAAGGGCGGCGTTTCACGCAACAAGGAAACGATTCGAAAAAAAACTGTTTCGCATCTGAGGCATCTTCAGAAATCGCCCGGAAAAGTTGCAAAGCTATTCAATCACCCAAAAGTCCTTTATGCGAAAGCTTCGTAG
- a CDS encoding helix-turn-helix domain-containing protein yields the protein MTKSLLKRTVEKISPFTRQFIKKQGEFAAKIDELLESTGMTQRELAEKLGKKESYVSRILAGWDNPTLKTITAFEVALGEDIIDFNLTSIISQKVSALFSGNLSEDSNRKGFSSIVASGSVALNPDVYYGNKAA from the coding sequence ATGACAAAATCACTTCTGAAAAGGACTGTTGAGAAAATATCTCCCTTCACAAGGCAGTTTATTAAAAAACAGGGGGAGTTTGCTGCAAAAATTGATGAATTACTTGAGTCTACAGGGATGACTCAGCGAGAATTGGCGGAAAAATTGGGTAAGAAAGAGTCTTATGTTAGTAGAATTCTTGCTGGATGGGATAATCCAACCCTTAAAACAATTACAGCGTTTGAGGTTGCCTTAGGTGAAGATATTATAGACTTTAACCTTACATCTATAATATCTCAAAAGGTATCAGCGTTGTTTTCTGGAAATCTTTCTGAGGATAGTAATCGTAAAGGATTTAGTAGTATTGTGGCAAGCGGTTCAGTAGCGCTTAATCCTGATGTTTATTATGGAAATAAAGCAGCATAA
- a CDS encoding JAB domain-containing protein — protein sequence MRKLRSFNCRSNKPTNAYTLILVHNHPSGNPEPSNADKQVTKQIRSSANIIGIELLDHVIIGTNGNYFSFRQEGLFN from the coding sequence ATGCGAAAGCTTCGTAGTTTTAATTGCCGGAGTAATAAACCCACAAACGCCTATACCCTCATTCTGGTCCACAACCACCCATCAGGCAACCCCGAACCAAGCAACGCCGATAAACAGGTAACCAAGCAAATCCGCAGCTCAGCCAACATCATCGGCATCGAACTGCTCGACCACGTCATCATCGGCACCAACGGCAACTACTTCAGCTTCAGGCAAGAAGGGCTTTTCAACTGA
- a CDS encoding DUF1615 family protein → MPRAKRFIAFALLFALFLGGCSGTRDSGLTEKQIEKLVRAARPNNPSPDIWAKAIQESLEELGQPVDKEHVSAVVAVISQVSGFSISQKNSRMATILRKKIESAESNEVLRFIIETRLDQKASNGRTFRENIDSIESELDFERWYDGFTSATITKPILLVLNKDASDLVTTIGSMQVSVKFAEEYPKKPRNVGFGSVRDMLYTCKGGVFYGTAYLLDFKHDYDDWKYVFADFNAGHYSSRNAGFQKMLAKLTHRTVAMDGDLMSYENGNIASSVTYATFIGFLKKKGVGFDENQVKKDFSKEKSHDFENTWSYKTIAKMHKERFGRTIYATLPDIPLKSEKFSSRNLSTKWFAQRVKSRFNHCMRTRI, encoded by the coding sequence ATGCCGAGAGCGAAACGATTCATTGCCTTTGCGTTGCTTTTCGCCCTGTTTCTGGGCGGATGCTCGGGAACCCGGGATTCCGGCCTGACGGAAAAGCAGATCGAAAAACTGGTACGTGCCGCAAGGCCGAACAATCCTTCGCCGGACATCTGGGCGAAGGCAATACAAGAGAGCCTCGAGGAACTGGGACAGCCCGTCGACAAGGAGCATGTCAGCGCCGTGGTGGCCGTCATATCGCAGGTCAGCGGATTTTCGATCTCGCAAAAAAACTCGAGGATGGCCACTATTCTGCGAAAAAAGATTGAATCAGCCGAATCGAACGAGGTATTGCGCTTCATTATCGAAACCAGGCTGGATCAGAAAGCTTCGAACGGCAGGACTTTCCGCGAAAACATCGATTCGATCGAAAGCGAACTGGATTTCGAGCGCTGGTACGACGGGTTCACCTCCGCAACCATTACGAAACCGATCCTTCTCGTACTCAACAAGGATGCAAGCGATCTGGTCACCACGATCGGCTCGATGCAGGTTTCGGTGAAGTTCGCCGAAGAGTATCCGAAAAAGCCCCGAAACGTCGGGTTCGGAAGCGTGCGCGACATGCTCTATACCTGCAAAGGCGGCGTATTTTACGGAACGGCCTATCTGCTCGACTTCAAACACGACTACGATGACTGGAAGTATGTGTTCGCAGATTTCAACGCCGGACATTACTCAAGCAGGAATGCCGGCTTCCAGAAAATGCTGGCAAAACTGACGCACAGAACGGTCGCCATGGACGGAGACCTCATGAGCTATGAAAACGGGAATATCGCCTCGTCCGTCACCTATGCCACCTTCATCGGTTTCCTGAAGAAAAAAGGAGTCGGGTTCGATGAAAATCAGGTCAAGAAGGATTTTTCTAAGGAAAAAAGCCACGATTTCGAAAACACCTGGTCATATAAGACTATAGCGAAAATGCACAAAGAGAGATTCGGACGCACGATCTATGCCACCCTGCCCGATATCCCCCTGAAAAGCGAAAAATTTTCAAGCAGAAACCTTTCGACGAAATGGTTCGCCCAGCGCGTGAAGTCGCGATTCAACCACTGCATGCGCACAAGAATCTGA
- the bchD gene encoding magnesium chelatase ATPase subunit D, with amino-acid sequence MIAFTDIVGMDLAKQALMLLAVDPSLGGVVIPSAVGSGKSTLARAFSGILPEGTPFVELPLNVTEDRLIGGVDLEATLASGVRVVQHGVLSKAHGGVLYVDSLSLLDSSAVSHIMDAMSRGEVLVEREGLSEVHPANFMLVGTYDPTDGEVRMGLLDRIGIIVPFTAQNDFRARKKIVSVVLGTRDAEDTQDELNMLKGLIQAAREQLPHVSITSDQVQALIQTALSLGVEGNRADIFTVRAALASAALAQRSDVEEEDMKLAIKIVLIPRATRMPEREADEMPPQEEPPPPEEPEAEDEEDPADTPDSDAESDEEQKDTPDMIEELMMDAIETELPDNILNISLASKKKSKSGSRGEALNNRRGRFVRAQPGEMRSGKVALIPTLISAAPWQETRRRDKKMAGRPKTALIISKDDVKIKRFRDKSGTLFIFMVDASGSMALNRMRQAKGAVASLLQNAYVHRDQVSLISFRGKQAQVLLPPSQSVDRAKRELDVLPTGGGTPLASALYLGWETAKQARTKGISQIMFVLITDGRGNIGLQSAFDPDAVKPSKEDLEKEIEALSGSICADGIAAIVVDTQMNYLSRGEAPKLAQKLGGRYFYLPNAKAEQIVEAALSF; translated from the coding sequence ATGATAGCTTTTACCGATATAGTTGGAATGGATCTGGCCAAGCAGGCGCTCATGCTGCTGGCCGTCGATCCTTCACTCGGAGGGGTGGTTATTCCCTCGGCGGTCGGTTCCGGAAAGTCAACGCTTGCCCGTGCATTCTCGGGCATCCTTCCTGAAGGGACTCCGTTTGTCGAGCTTCCTCTGAATGTAACCGAAGACCGTCTGATCGGCGGCGTAGATCTCGAAGCTACCCTTGCATCCGGCGTTCGCGTCGTACAGCACGGCGTACTCTCAAAAGCCCATGGCGGCGTGCTCTATGTGGACTCGCTCAGCCTGCTCGACAGTTCCGCCGTTTCGCATATCATGGATGCCATGTCGCGAGGCGAAGTGCTTGTCGAGCGTGAGGGTCTCAGCGAGGTGCATCCGGCCAACTTCATGCTGGTCGGCACCTACGATCCGACCGATGGAGAAGTGCGTATGGGACTGCTCGACCGGATCGGCATTATCGTGCCGTTCACCGCTCAGAACGATTTCAGGGCTCGCAAGAAAATTGTCAGCGTCGTGCTCGGCACGAGGGACGCGGAGGATACCCAGGATGAGCTGAACATGCTCAAAGGTCTTATCCAGGCAGCCAGGGAGCAGCTTCCGCATGTCTCAATCACCAGCGACCAGGTGCAGGCGCTTATCCAGACAGCCCTCAGTCTCGGGGTCGAAGGAAACCGTGCCGACATCTTTACCGTGCGCGCGGCACTCGCCAGTGCGGCGCTTGCCCAGCGCAGCGATGTGGAAGAGGAAGATATGAAGCTTGCCATCAAGATCGTCCTCATTCCCCGTGCCACCCGTATGCCTGAACGCGAAGCCGATGAGATGCCGCCTCAGGAAGAACCTCCTCCTCCGGAAGAACCCGAAGCCGAGGACGAAGAGGATCCGGCCGACACTCCCGATTCCGATGCCGAATCCGACGAGGAGCAGAAGGATACTCCCGACATGATCGAGGAGCTCATGATGGACGCCATCGAAACGGAGCTGCCCGACAACATTCTCAATATTTCTCTCGCTTCCAAGAAGAAGAGCAAGTCCGGAAGCCGGGGCGAAGCGCTCAACAACCGGCGCGGCCGTTTCGTGAGGGCTCAGCCCGGAGAAATGCGCAGCGGAAAGGTTGCGCTTATTCCCACGCTGATTTCCGCCGCTCCCTGGCAGGAGACCCGGCGCAGGGACAAGAAAATGGCCGGACGTCCGAAGACTGCACTCATCATCAGCAAGGACGATGTGAAAATCAAGCGGTTCCGCGATAAATCCGGTACCCTTTTCATCTTCATGGTCGATGCATCCGGCTCGATGGCTCTGAACCGCATGCGCCAGGCCAAGGGAGCTGTGGCAAGCCTGCTGCAGAACGCATACGTTCATCGCGACCAGGTTTCGCTCATCTCCTTCCGCGGTAAACAGGCACAGGTGCTTCTTCCGCCATCGCAGAGCGTTGATCGTGCCAAACGCGAACTCGACGTATTGCCCACGGGCGGCGGAACGCCGCTTGCCTCGGCGCTCTATCTCGGCTGGGAAACTGCCAAGCAGGCCCGGACCAAAGGCATTTCGCAGATCATGTTCGTGCTCATTACCGACGGTCGCGGCAATATAGGCCTGCAATCGGCATTCGATCCCGATGCGGTAAAGCCCTCCAAAGAAGATCTTGAAAAAGAGATCGAAGCGCTCTCCGGCTCTATCTGTGCCGATGGTATCGCTGCTATCGTGGTCGATACCCAGATGAACTACCTGTCAAGGGGTGAAGCTCCCAAACTTGCCCAGAAACTTGGCGGTCGTTATTTTTACCTCCCCAATGCGAAAGCAGAGCAGATTGTTGAAGCTGCACTCAGTTTTTAG
- the bchI gene encoding magnesium chelatase ATPase subunit I has product MTQTETAAKKSAAAKVKAGSDAPATQEPKKAAKPAAKKKSGLAFPFTAIVGQEEMKLSLILNIIDPRIGGVLVMGHRGTGKSTTVRALAEVLPFIDRVKDDIYNRTPEQYLEGEDAKKGRRAIDPESIKTEKIPVPVVDLPLGATEDRVCGTIDIEQALTSGVKAFEPGLLAQANRGFLYIDEVNLLDDHLVDVLLDVAASGKNVVEREGISIRHPARFVLVGSGNPEEGELRPQLLDRFGLHARIITILDVAKRVDIVKRRRDFDEDPDAFMKKYNREQQKLQKKIQQAKDLLPQVTMTDSVLTDIARLCMNLGIDGHRGELTITRTAHAHAAFLGDKEVTMQHVREIAGLCLRHRLRKDPLETLDAGEKIEREIAKVLGEAEAV; this is encoded by the coding sequence ATGACTCAGACTGAAACAGCTGCAAAAAAGAGTGCTGCAGCCAAAGTGAAAGCAGGTTCGGATGCGCCGGCAACTCAGGAACCGAAAAAAGCGGCAAAGCCGGCAGCCAAAAAGAAGTCAGGTCTTGCTTTTCCTTTCACGGCCATTGTCGGTCAGGAGGAAATGAAGCTCAGTCTGATCCTCAATATCATCGATCCGAGGATCGGAGGTGTGCTGGTCATGGGTCACAGAGGTACCGGAAAAAGTACTACCGTCAGGGCTCTTGCTGAAGTGCTTCCGTTTATCGACAGGGTCAAGGATGATATTTACAATCGGACTCCCGAACAGTACCTTGAAGGCGAAGATGCGAAAAAAGGCCGCAGGGCGATCGATCCCGAATCCATCAAAACCGAGAAAATACCGGTGCCTGTCGTCGATCTTCCGCTTGGCGCTACCGAAGATCGCGTTTGCGGAACCATCGATATCGAACAGGCTCTTACCAGTGGTGTAAAAGCGTTCGAGCCGGGTCTTCTTGCCCAGGCCAACAGGGGCTTCCTCTACATCGACGAGGTCAACCTGCTTGACGATCATCTTGTTGACGTGCTGCTCGATGTGGCCGCCAGCGGCAAGAACGTCGTCGAGCGCGAAGGCATCAGCATTCGCCACCCCGCCCGCTTCGTGCTTGTCGGTTCCGGCAACCCGGAAGAAGGTGAGCTTCGTCCCCAGCTGCTCGACCGTTTCGGTCTGCACGCCCGTATCATCACCATTCTCGATGTCGCCAAGCGTGTCGATATCGTCAAGCGTCGCCGCGATTTCGATGAAGATCCGGACGCTTTCATGAAGAAATACAATCGTGAGCAGCAGAAGCTTCAGAAAAAGATTCAGCAGGCAAAAGATCTGCTTCCCCAGGTAACCATGACCGACAGCGTACTGACCGATATCGCCAGACTCTGTATGAACCTCGGTATCGACGGTCACCGCGGAGAACTTACCATTACCCGTACCGCACATGCCCACGCGGCATTTCTGGGCGACAAGGAAGTGACCATGCAGCATGTCAGAGAGATAGCAGGCCTTTGCCTGCGCCATCGCCTGCGCAAGGATCCGCTTGAAACTCTCGATGCCGGTGAAAAAATTGAACGTGAAATCGCAAAAGTCCTTGGAGAAGCAGAAGCAGTATAA
- the guaB gene encoding IMP dehydrogenase, with the protein MTKILYEALTFDDVLLIPAYSNVLPKETRVTTRLTKSIELRIPLVSAAMDTVTESRLAIAVARSGGIGIIHKNLSIEEQAREVAKVKRYESGIIRDPFTLYEDATMQDALDLMLRHSISGIPVIEHPAYEGDTSKKLKGIVTNRDLRIKPSLDAGIATIMTSKNLITAREDVDLETAEKILLKNKIEKLLIVDDENNLKGLITFKDIQKRKQFPDACKDSHGHLRVGAAVGIRENTLDRVKALVDAGVDAVAVDTAHGHSQAVIDTVKAIKTAYPALQVIAGNVATPEAVRDLIDAGADCIKVGIGPGSICTTRIVAGVGMPQLTAIINCAEEAAKTGTPIIADGGIKYSGDIAKALAAGADAVMMGSIFAGTDESPGETILYEGRRFKTYRGMGSLGAMSEPEGSSDRYFQDASNESKKYVPEGIEGRIPSKGKLDEVVYQLIGGLKSAMGYCGVKTVEELKTKTRFVRITSAGLRESHPHDVKITKEAPNYSTAT; encoded by the coding sequence ATGACGAAAATACTGTATGAAGCTCTCACGTTTGACGATGTTCTCCTGATACCGGCATATTCAAATGTACTTCCTAAAGAGACCAGGGTTACAACCCGCCTTACAAAATCCATAGAGCTGAGAATACCGCTTGTCAGTGCGGCAATGGACACGGTAACTGAATCGCGGCTGGCCATAGCCGTTGCCCGTTCAGGCGGCATCGGCATTATCCACAAGAATCTCTCAATCGAAGAGCAGGCTCGTGAAGTGGCAAAGGTGAAGCGTTACGAAAGCGGCATCATCCGCGATCCGTTTACGCTCTATGAAGACGCAACCATGCAGGATGCGCTCGATCTGATGCTGCGACACTCCATTTCCGGTATTCCGGTTATCGAACATCCGGCGTATGAAGGCGATACCTCGAAAAAACTCAAGGGTATCGTCACCAACCGGGATCTGCGCATCAAACCTTCGCTCGATGCCGGCATAGCTACCATCATGACCAGCAAAAACCTCATTACGGCCAGAGAGGATGTCGATCTTGAAACCGCCGAAAAAATCCTTCTGAAAAACAAGATCGAAAAACTGCTGATCGTCGATGACGAAAACAACCTGAAAGGACTCATCACCTTCAAGGATATCCAGAAGCGCAAGCAGTTTCCCGATGCCTGCAAGGACAGCCACGGCCACCTGCGGGTCGGCGCGGCTGTCGGCATAAGAGAGAACACGCTCGATCGGGTAAAGGCGCTGGTGGATGCAGGCGTTGACGCGGTTGCTGTAGATACCGCGCATGGACACAGCCAGGCGGTTATCGATACGGTAAAGGCCATCAAGACTGCTTATCCCGCGCTGCAGGTAATCGCCGGGAATGTTGCAACGCCGGAGGCGGTACGGGATCTTATCGATGCCGGCGCCGATTGCATCAAGGTAGGTATCGGACCGGGCAGCATCTGCACGACCCGCATTGTGGCCGGCGTCGGCATGCCGCAGCTTACCGCTATCATCAACTGCGCAGAAGAGGCGGCAAAAACCGGAACACCGATCATCGCCGACGGCGGCATCAAGTACAGCGGAGATATTGCCAAAGCTCTCGCGGCAGGAGCTGATGCGGTGATGATGGGCAGCATTTTCGCCGGAACCGACGAGAGCCCAGGCGAAACCATTCTCTATGAAGGCAGAAGGTTCAAGACCTACCGCGGCATGGGCTCGCTCGGGGCCATGTCGGAACCTGAAGGAAGCAGCGACCGCTACTTTCAGGATGCTTCGAACGAATCGAAAAAGTATGTTCCGGAAGGTATCGAAGGGCGCATTCCTTCGAAAGGCAAGCTCGACGAGGTGGTTTATCAGCTTATCGGAGGGTTGAAATCGGCCATGGGCTATTGCGGCGTAAAAACGGTGGAAGAGCTGAAAACCAAAACCCGGTTCGTGCGCATCACGTCAGCCGGCCTGCGCGAAAGCCACCCGCATGACGTCAAGATCACCAAGGAGGCTCCGAACTACTCCACCGCGACGTAA